One genomic window of Amphiura filiformis chromosome 3, Afil_fr2py, whole genome shotgun sequence includes the following:
- the LOC140147670 gene encoding uncharacterized protein — protein MTLDEYRNRWVAVVSLLDKPWIVMAESTNPDPNKNDSYTGHLQIGQLTESSWIPSIEKNTRYFTQVQVHTIRGTPFMYILSLSQRTKSVIHRFDALTSSVSRMQRLPKASGALMFEDYYDGKPALLLMLFVNERRIRMFAMPQNSSKFILPEVFGYSFPHTTTGKCIRTGEVLCFVGSPTYAVTVLRWDGWTLHRVHHNITKLHNLELANGEESIDTVAFHGHVLVAVSERKNLGNSKGYFEFDHIVHIFTLPNNGQFDAASVQTLQDIDEDIYMCKFIQHEQHLYLLVGLFSRVLVYKYNQFGQFELTASVLQSATSAAYFTTYDGQSLLVTARSYIRNSQYSEFPKSSVYVL, from the exons ATGACACTGGATGAATATCGAAATCGTTGGGTTGCTGTAGTGTCTTTACTTGACAAGCCCTGGATTGTGATGGCTGAGTCGACTAATCCTG ATCCAAATAAGAATGATTCATATACGGGTCATTTACAGATTGGCCAGCTCACAGAATCATCTTGGATACCTTCCATAGAAAAGAACACAAGATATTTCACCCAAGTTCAAGTACATACAATACGTGGTACACCCTTCATGTACATTTTATCTCTGTCACAAAGAACGAAAAGTGTAATACACAGGTTTGATGCTCTGACTTCCAGTGTATCTAGAATGCAGAGATTGCCGAAAGCAAGCGGTGCTCTGATGTTTGAAGATTACTACGATGGAAAACCGGCATTATTACTCATGTTGTTCGTCAATGAAAGGAGAATCAGAATGTTTGCAATGCCACAAAACTCTTCAAAGTTTATTCTACCTGAAGTATTTGGGTACAGTTTCCCACATACGACAACAGGCAAATGTATTAGGACAGGTGAAGTGTTGTGTTTTGTTGGATCACCCACATATGCAGTGACAGTGTTAAGATGGGATGGGTGGACGCTACACAGAGTTCATCATAACATTACCAAACTGCACAATCTCGAGCTTGCAAATGGTGAGGAGAGCATAGATACTGTGGCATTCCACGGTCATGTATTAGTGGCAGTATCAGAAAGAAAGAACTTAGGCAATTCAAAGGGGTATTTTGAGTTTGACCATATAGTCCACATATTCACATTGCCAAATAATGGGCAATTTGATGCAGCTAGTGTGCAAACTCTACAGGACATAGATGAGGATATTTATATGTGCAAGTTTATCCAACATGAACAACACCTTTACTTACTAGTGGGATTATTTAGTCGAGTTCTTGTGTACAAATACAATCAGTTTGGACAGTTTGAGCTTACCGCATCAGTACTGCAAAGTGCCACCAGTGCAGCTTATTTTACAACATATGATGGACAAAGTTTGCTTGTCACAGCGAGGTCGTACATCAGGAATTCACAATATTCTGAATTCCCAAAGAGTTCAGTGTATGTTTTATGA